From one Enterobacteriaceae endosymbiont of Donacia provostii genomic stretch:
- the rplS gene encoding 50S ribosomal protein L19 — MNNIINYVEQQQKKNYQKFPLFRTGDTLEIYIWVVENTKKRIQIFEGIVISITKKKSFNCSFTIRKLSNGIGIERVFSLYSKIIHNIKIKKRGCVRKAKLYYLRNLIGKSARIKERLI; from the coding sequence ATGAATAATATTATTAATTATGTTGAACAACAACAAAAAAAAAATTATCAAAAATTTCCATTATTTAGAACTGGAGATACATTAGAAATTTATATTTGGGTTGTAGAAAATACAAAAAAAAGAATACAAATTTTTGAAGGTATTGTTATTTCAATTACTAAAAAAAAAAGTTTTAATTGTTCTTTTACTATTAGAAAATTATCAAATGGTATTGGAATAGAACGTGTTTTTTCTTTATATTCTAAAATAATTCATAATATTAAAATAAAAAAAAGAGGATGTGTAAGAAAAGCAAAATTATATTACTTACGTAATTTAATAGGTAAATCTGCACGTATTAAAGAACGTTTAATTTAA
- the recD gene encoding exodeoxyribonuclease V subunit alpha codes for MYRFLKKLCKIKIIRFIDLYLALILTNKKKELLTFAISLLSKYISEGNICLPLSKLHLDINIINKKNKKFIENIKKINKINNWKEILFSYKDLVSDGQKNTPIILINNCLYLHKIWEEENIIFKNFFYNNFYCQKPEKIIKILKFLYKKQDFIQKGAICSALTHRISIITGSPGTGKTSMISKLIFAFIKFFDKHLKINVVATTGKAAIRLTQSINIYFKNISNEVFNKIQKKSIPTKATTIHNLLKINLYSRNIKFKKLNIDLLIIDESSMIDFNLMSIILNILPQKTQLILLGDEYQLPSIEYGNLFKDLCYFKKFSFTRKYLLWLNSIVKYSYKNKNIKNFFFRNFITVLKHNFRYDLNSGIHQLAINIKNGNIRNIEKIFLSKKYNDIEYFNILNINHYKKMISSFIKGYTKYFFYLKNNNIHDENILYKFSNYQVICAIKYGLFGTKNINFIIEQELLNNKIIKMNLKNNSWYIGKPIIITKNDHLLNVFNGDIGITFFDIKDKKFKIKFFSFNNKQNIVLIDNLPSYEIAYAITVHKSQGSEFKNVALVLPDKFYSILTRELIYTAITRTQKKITIYSNKNIFYQSIKSKIQRFSNLKNKINNYN; via the coding sequence ATGTATAGATTTTTAAAAAAATTATGTAAAATAAAAATTATTCGTTTTATTGATTTATATTTAGCATTAATTTTAACAAATAAAAAAAAAGAATTATTAACTTTTGCTATTTCTTTATTAAGTAAATATATTAGTGAAGGTAATATTTGTTTACCATTATCTAAATTACATTTAGATATAAACATTATAAATAAAAAAAATAAAAAATTTATAGAAAATATAAAGAAAATTAATAAAATTAATAACTGGAAAGAAATTTTATTCTCTTATAAAGATCTTGTAAGTGATGGTCAAAAAAATACTCCAATTATTTTAATAAATAATTGTTTATATTTACATAAAATATGGGAAGAAGAAAATATAATATTTAAAAATTTTTTTTATAATAATTTTTATTGTCAAAAACCAGAAAAAATTATAAAAATTTTAAAATTTTTATATAAAAAACAAGATTTCATACAAAAAGGTGCTATTTGTTCTGCACTAACACATAGAATTAGTATCATTACTGGATCTCCTGGAACAGGAAAAACAAGTATGATATCAAAATTAATTTTTGCTTTCATAAAATTTTTTGATAAACATTTAAAAATAAATGTTGTAGCTACTACTGGTAAAGCTGCAATTAGATTAACACAATCTATTAATATTTATTTTAAAAATATTTCTAATGAAGTTTTTAATAAAATACAAAAAAAAAGTATTCCTACAAAAGCAACAACTATACATAATTTATTAAAAATAAATCTCTATTCTAGAAATATTAAATTTAAAAAATTGAATATTGATCTTTTAATTATAGATGAATCATCAATGATTGATTTTAATTTAATGTCCATTATTTTAAATATTTTACCACAAAAAACTCAATTAATTCTATTAGGAGATGAATATCAATTACCTTCTATAGAATATGGAAATTTATTTAAAGATTTATGTTATTTTAAGAAATTTTCTTTTACAAGAAAATATTTATTATGGTTAAATTCTATAGTTAAATATTCATATAAAAATAAAAATATTAAAAATTTTTTTTTTCGTAATTTTATAACTGTTTTAAAACATAATTTTAGATATGATTTAAATTCTGGTATTCATCAATTAGCTATAAATATTAAAAATGGTAATATAAGAAATATTGAAAAAATTTTTTTATCAAAAAAATATAATGATATAGAATATTTTAATATATTAAATATAAATCATTATAAAAAAATGATATCTTCCTTTATAAAAGGATATACAAAATATTTTTTTTATTTAAAGAATAATAATATACATGATGAAAATATTTTATATAAATTTAGTAATTATCAAGTAATATGTGCAATAAAATATGGATTATTTGGTACAAAAAATATTAATTTTATTATTGAACAAGAATTATTAAATAATAAAATAATTAAAATGAATTTAAAAAATAATAGTTGGTATATAGGTAAACCAATTATCATTACAAAAAATGATCACCTTCTAAATGTATTTAATGGAGATATTGGTATTACTTTTTTTGATATTAAAGATAAAAAATTTAAAATTAAATTTTTTTCATTTAATAATAAACAAAACATTGTATTAATTGATAATTTACCATCATATGAAATAGCATATGCAATAACAGTACATAAATCACAAGGATCAGAATTTAAAAATGTTGCATTAGTATTACCTGATAAATTTTATTCTATATTAACTAGAGAATTAATTTATACTGCTATTACTAGAACACAAAAAAAAATTACTATTTATAGTAATAAAAATATTTTTTATCAATCAATAAAATCTAAGATACAAAGATTTTCTAATCTTAAAAATAAAATTAATAATTATAATTAA
- the recB gene encoding exodeoxyribonuclease V subunit beta has translation MIKKLVKFKELNPFKENFQGQYLIEASAGTGKTFTIIIIYLRMILGLHQKNFNIKPLNVEQILVVTFTDLATQDLYNKIKHSISLLKIGCIQKKSKYDIIDNIIKDIKDYEIAYDLLLKAEKNIRNASIYTIHSFCQKILNLKNYEIYDYFLNKKIINNEIFLQKKAVIIFWKKYLYNLSKEIVKVILLFWKTPDDLLKSLLPFLSQHKLPIIKYPFKYKNIYLQFNKNKTYIINIKKYWIKYRHNIINIINKSNVNKHIYNKKFLLYWINIINEWSIKKTQNYFFPAELYRFSQEILINNTINKINPPIYILFKYIDIFIKKIINLKELIIVKAIRYINKYIYKKKINNKEISFDDLLKILNKSLYTEPGIKIAKDIRKLFPVILIDEFQDTDIQQYNIFKKIYLNQKNYLMILIGDPKQAIYSFRGADIFTYLRASLEIKKRYTLTYNWRSSSTMVNSVNKLFSNRTYPFLFKNIIFNPIKYTKKKLNNHFIINNKIKSGITFWFIDNMQDINKYKKKIAYICGYQICQLIILGKKGKAFFQINNKKKNIDITDITIIVRNRFEALILEKEFIKFNLPCIYLSNSNYIFEKPEAKELVFLLKTIINPDNKQEIKNILSSKLFNIPLYFFQKNNQSHYIEKIINQFNRYKSIWKKYGILYMLEEIFIKDKIISKINILENFIKDKIKNILYIGEMIQISCPNNKDINKTIEWLLQQIKYTNQNFLNKQTKLNHKVNKIKIITIHRSKGLQFPIVWLPFISSNIIEFINKEGIIYHNRKNFKVTLDFKKDKESKKFFLEETLSENLRLLYVSLTRSIFHCSIGIANLKFYNFQKSNLYLSYSNALFFLLKKKNYISDFHFKKILYNLKNKDISIKNFTEKRKIKLNINIFTKKNNNKLFTTISTKKFLFINKIVSNFSKIKKQQNFNFNINYQYQFLQFIKNNKKKTQHTLPIGKNTGVIIHKILEKLDFTKKISRNFIKKELLKTKHISSTWHIMITNWLNNILNIPLGKNKIILNQINNNKKKTEFKFYLSIKKNFSSIKYNNIINKYDFFSKKLNTLNFNGFLSGIIDLIFIWKKKFYILDYKSSWLGKTCKDYKIKNIEKDIYLNYYNIQYQFYTLALHKYLKYRIKNYDYDKHFGGIIYLYIRGINLKNNNGIWEIKPTSQLINKLNNLFL, from the coding sequence ATGATAAAAAAATTAGTGAAATTTAAAGAATTAAATCCTTTTAAAGAAAACTTTCAAGGTCAATATTTAATTGAAGCATCAGCAGGAACCGGTAAAACATTTACTATTATAATTATATATTTAAGAATGATTTTAGGATTACATCAAAAAAATTTTAATATAAAACCTTTAAATGTAGAACAAATTTTAGTAGTAACTTTTACTGATCTTGCAACACAGGATTTATATAATAAGATTAAACATAGTATTTCTTTATTAAAAATTGGTTGTATACAAAAAAAAAGTAAATATGATATTATTGATAATATTATTAAAGATATAAAAGATTATGAAATTGCTTATGATTTATTATTAAAAGCTGAAAAAAATATACGTAATGCATCTATTTATACAATACATTCTTTTTGTCAAAAAATTTTAAACTTAAAAAATTATGAAATTTATGATTATTTTTTAAATAAAAAAATTATTAATAATGAAATTTTTTTACAAAAAAAAGCTGTTATAATTTTTTGGAAAAAATATTTATATAATTTATCTAAAGAAATTGTTAAAGTTATTTTGTTATTTTGGAAAACTCCAGATGATTTATTAAAATCATTATTACCATTTTTATCACAACATAAATTACCAATTATAAAATATCCTTTTAAATATAAAAATATTTATTTACAATTTAATAAAAATAAAACATATATTATAAATATAAAAAAATATTGGATAAAATATAGACATAATATAATTAATATCATTAATAAATCTAATGTTAATAAACACATTTATAATAAAAAATTTCTTCTATATTGGATAAATATTATTAATGAATGGAGTATAAAAAAAACTCAGAATTATTTTTTTCCAGCAGAATTATATAGATTTTCTCAAGAAATATTAATTAATAATACTATTAATAAAATTAATCCACCTATTTATATATTATTTAAATATATTGATATTTTTATAAAAAAAATTATTAATTTAAAAGAATTAATAATTGTTAAAGCAATTCGTTATATTAATAAATATATTTATAAAAAGAAAATTAATAATAAAGAAATAAGTTTTGATGATTTATTAAAAATTTTAAATAAAAGTTTATATACCGAACCTGGAATCAAAATAGCAAAAGATATAAGAAAATTATTTCCCGTAATATTAATTGATGAATTTCAAGATACAGATATACAACAATATAATATTTTTAAAAAAATTTATTTAAATCAAAAAAATTATTTAATGATATTAATTGGAGATCCTAAACAAGCAATTTATTCTTTTAGAGGAGCAGACATTTTTACTTATTTAAGGGCTTCTTTAGAAATAAAAAAACGTTATACGTTAACATATAATTGGCGTTCTTCAAGTACAATGGTTAATAGTGTTAATAAATTATTTTCTAATAGAACTTATCCTTTTTTATTTAAAAATATAATTTTTAATCCTATTAAATATACAAAAAAAAAATTAAATAATCATTTTATTATTAATAATAAAATAAAATCTGGAATAACTTTTTGGTTTATTGATAATATGCAAGATATAAATAAATATAAAAAAAAAATAGCATATATTTGTGGATATCAAATATGTCAATTAATAATTTTAGGTAAAAAAGGAAAAGCTTTTTTTCAAATAAATAATAAGAAAAAAAATATTGATATTACAGATATAACTATTATCGTTCGTAATAGATTTGAAGCTCTAATTTTAGAAAAAGAATTTATAAAATTTAATTTACCTTGTATTTACTTATCTAATTCTAATTATATTTTTGAAAAACCAGAAGCTAAGGAATTAGTCTTTTTATTAAAAACTATTATTAACCCAGATAATAAACAAGAAATTAAAAATATTTTATCAAGTAAATTATTTAATATTCCTTTATATTTTTTTCAAAAAAATAATCAAAGTCATTACATAGAAAAAATAATTAATCAATTTAATAGATATAAATCTATCTGGAAAAAATATGGAATATTATATATGTTAGAAGAAATTTTTATAAAAGATAAAATTATTTCTAAAATAAATATTTTAGAAAATTTTATAAAAGACAAAATTAAGAATATTTTATACATAGGTGAAATGATACAAATATCATGTCCCAATAACAAAGATATTAATAAAACTATAGAATGGTTATTACAACAAATTAAATATACAAATCAAAATTTTTTAAATAAACAAACAAAATTAAATCATAAAGTTAATAAAATTAAAATTATTACTATACACAGATCTAAAGGATTACAATTTCCTATTGTTTGGTTACCTTTTATTTCTTCAAATATTATTGAATTTATCAATAAAGAAGGTATTATCTATCATAATAGAAAAAATTTTAAAGTAACTTTAGATTTTAAAAAAGATAAAGAAAGTAAAAAATTTTTTTTAGAAGAAACACTTTCTGAAAATTTAAGATTATTATATGTATCATTAACTAGATCAATTTTTCATTGTAGTATTGGAATTGCTAATTTGAAATTTTATAATTTTCAAAAATCAAATTTATACTTGTCTTATTCAAATGCATTATTTTTTTTACTTAAAAAAAAAAATTATATTTCAGATTTTCATTTTAAAAAAATTTTATATAATTTAAAAAATAAAGATATTTCTATTAAAAATTTTACTGAAAAAAGAAAAATAAAATTAAATATTAATATTTTTACTAAAAAAAATAATAATAAATTATTTACAACAATATCAACAAAAAAATTTTTATTTATAAATAAAATAGTATCTAATTTTTCTAAAATTAAAAAACAACAAAATTTTAATTTTAATATTAATTATCAATATCAATTTTTACAATTTATTAAAAATAATAAAAAAAAAACACAACATACACTTCCTATAGGTAAAAATACAGGAGTAATTATTCATAAAATTTTAGAAAAATTAGATTTTACAAAAAAAATTTCTAGAAATTTTATTAAAAAAGAATTATTAAAAACAAAACATATTAGTTCTACTTGGCATATTATGATAACTAATTGGTTAAATAATATTTTAAATATTCCATTAGGAAAAAATAAAATTATTTTAAACCAAATAAATAATAATAAAAAAAAAACAGAATTTAAGTTTTATTTATCTATAAAAAAAAATTTTTCTTCTATAAAATATAATAATATTATAAATAAATATGATTTTTTTTCTAAAAAATTAAATACATTAAATTTTAATGGTTTTTTATCAGGAATAATAGATTTAATATTTATATGGAAAAAAAAATTCTATATTTTAGACTATAAATCTAGTTGGTTAGGTAAAACATGTAAAGATTATAAAATAAAAAATATAGAAAAAGATATTTATTTAAATTATTATAATATACAATATCAATTTTATACATTAGCTTTACATAAATATTTAAAATACCGTATAAAAAATTATGATTATGATAAACATTTTGGAGGTATTATTTACCTCTATATTAGAGGTATTAATTTAAAAAATAATAATGGTATATGGGAAATAAAACCAACAAGTCAATTAATTAATAAATTAAATAATTTATTTTTATAA
- a CDS encoding exodeoxyribonuclease V subunit gamma produces the protein MFTIYYSNNIDILLNLIKIQISKYPLKGVLEPEIILYENSQFFYELIKVKFSNILGIYGNINFTHFDQFIWKIFKLIIPDINQDDFLYKNNIIWLICLLIPKLIYTSEFNDFRKKFKFKIKDIKYLFILSKKISNLYYKYQKHRPELLLLWEKNKIDPLLKNKHQIWESKLWKTLLVYYKNNLNKKLWNYGKLYNFYQKYKKYKKFKYYNLPQRIFILNIEYIPLIYLKLLKIISKYIEIHILLLNPSKYYWNNFIYNQNDKNINFNKLLFSWGNYTLNNINKLVNLSSRYIQTYIEYKNKNLLNYIKNDILYVKESNIDFRKKNINYIDKSIQINICEDYYTEIILLYNNILYTLKKNQNYFLHDIIVISPKLEIYVPFIYSVFTNISLPINICSNLNKIKNLDHINKFFFLLNLPYKDLTPNEIFFLLDDEFISQKFSLNKEDIKYLRFWIKDIGIKYNINIQNFSQIKLPQDQYSWKLGLYRILLGFVLNKNFGQWKNIFPYNTSINLSKGLLGKFIYFLLKLEKWKKIFNQKFTIIQWKKKLNKFFFDFFPQSNLLSNSIYFILKKILLFLDKGIEFKYEKKISINIIIEKVNFFIKEKYKDFFFCINKINFCPFHKFQNIGFKQVFMIGMNNEFLPKKKNSIIFDLTNISLYENEKKFLDKEKNILLKLIISTEKKLFISCTDNNLNNNINNLSILIQELFLYMLKNYNLKNNYIKYFYRNYYSNFFKKKQNISCLKNFNKLELININKLSIKNLISFWKHPVKGFFNQRFSIYLKNINNINLYNTESFTINPLQEFLITKKILKTFIVNKNINDLYIYYLNNGILPYGYYGKIWWEEKTNQIIQLINSQLKKHQYIKKINKINLNISNIQLFGNIHYFIYKNNYIILEPKVIDIKSIMNLWINHLILCINNDKKFSLYIYGIKNTKFSFQFLEKKKAYFLLTKYINGYIKGMNCPILLPMKSSWTWIKNCYDKNNQCINFNLDIQKKSKKKFFYYWKNNNIINECDDPYFQKLNFYLNDKIWLDTKKLIKIWMIDLLYYSN, from the coding sequence ATGTTTACAATTTATTATTCTAATAATATTGATATTTTATTAAATTTAATAAAAATTCAAATTAGTAAATATCCCTTAAAAGGGGTACTAGAACCGGAAATTATATTATATGAAAATTCTCAATTTTTTTATGAATTAATAAAGGTTAAATTTTCAAATATATTAGGAATATATGGTAATATAAATTTTACTCATTTTGATCAATTTATTTGGAAAATTTTTAAATTAATAATTCCTGATATAAATCAAGATGATTTTTTATATAAAAATAATATTATTTGGTTAATTTGTTTATTAATTCCAAAATTAATTTATACATCAGAATTTAATGATTTTAGAAAAAAATTTAAATTTAAAATTAAGGATATAAAATATTTATTTATATTATCAAAAAAAATATCTAATTTATATTATAAATATCAAAAACATAGACCAGAATTATTATTACTTTGGGAAAAAAATAAAATTGATCCTTTATTAAAAAATAAACATCAAATTTGGGAATCAAAATTATGGAAAACATTATTAGTTTATTATAAAAATAATTTAAATAAAAAATTATGGAATTATGGTAAATTATATAATTTTTATCAAAAATACAAAAAATATAAGAAATTTAAATATTACAATCTTCCTCAAAGGATATTTATCCTAAACATAGAATACATTCCTTTAATATATTTAAAATTATTAAAAATAATATCTAAATATATAGAAATACATATTTTATTATTAAATCCTTCTAAATATTATTGGAATAATTTTATTTATAATCAGAATGATAAAAATATAAATTTCAATAAATTATTATTTTCATGGGGGAACTATACTTTAAATAATATTAATAAATTAGTAAATTTATCTTCTAGATATATTCAAACTTATATAGAATATAAAAATAAAAATTTATTAAATTATATTAAAAATGATATTTTATATGTAAAAGAAAGTAATATAGATTTTAGAAAAAAAAATATTAATTATATAGATAAATCAATACAAATAAATATTTGTGAAGATTATTATACAGAAATTATATTATTATATAATAATATATTATATACTTTAAAAAAAAATCAAAATTATTTTTTACATGATATAATTGTTATTTCTCCTAAATTAGAAATTTATGTTCCATTTATTTATTCTGTATTTACTAATATTAGTCTCCCGATAAATATATGTTCTAACTTAAATAAAATAAAAAATTTAGATCATATAAATAAATTTTTCTTTTTATTAAATTTACCTTATAAAGATTTAACTCCTAATGAAATTTTTTTTTTATTAGATGATGAATTTATATCTCAAAAATTTTCTTTAAACAAAGAAGATATAAAATATTTACGTTTTTGGATAAAAGATATAGGTATTAAGTATAATATTAATATTCAAAATTTTTCTCAAATTAAATTACCACAAGATCAATATAGTTGGAAATTAGGTTTATATCGTATATTATTAGGATTTGTTTTAAATAAAAATTTTGGTCAATGGAAAAATATTTTTCCTTATAATACATCAATAAATTTATCTAAAGGATTATTAGGAAAATTTATTTATTTTTTACTAAAATTAGAAAAATGGAAAAAAATATTTAATCAAAAATTTACTATAATACAATGGAAAAAAAAATTAAATAAATTTTTTTTTGATTTTTTTCCCCAGTCTAATTTACTATCTAATAGTATATATTTTATTTTAAAAAAAATTTTATTATTTCTTGATAAAGGTATAGAATTTAAATATGAAAAAAAAATTTCTATTAATATAATAATAGAAAAAGTTAATTTCTTTATAAAAGAGAAATATAAAGATTTTTTTTTTTGTATAAACAAAATAAATTTTTGTCCTTTTCATAAATTTCAAAATATAGGTTTTAAACAAGTTTTTATGATAGGTATGAATAACGAATTTTTACCAAAAAAAAAAAATTCTATAATTTTTGATTTAACTAATATTTCTTTATATGAAAATGAAAAAAAATTTTTAGATAAAGAAAAAAACATACTATTAAAATTAATAATTTCTACTGAAAAAAAATTATTTATTAGTTGTACAGATAATAATTTAAATAATAATATAAATAATTTATCTATATTAATTCAAGAATTATTTTTATATATGTTAAAAAATTATAATTTAAAAAATAATTATATTAAATATTTTTATAGAAATTATTATAGTAATTTTTTTAAAAAAAAACAGAATATATCATGTTTAAAGAATTTTAATAAATTAGAATTAATAAATATAAATAAATTATCAATTAAAAATTTAATTAGTTTTTGGAAACATCCAGTTAAAGGTTTTTTTAATCAAAGATTTTCAATTTATTTGAAAAATATAAATAATATAAATTTATATAATACAGAATCATTTACCATTAATCCATTACAAGAATTTTTAATTACAAAAAAAATATTAAAAACTTTTATAGTTAATAAAAATATTAATGATTTATATATTTATTATTTAAATAATGGAATTTTACCTTATGGATATTATGGAAAAATATGGTGGGAGGAAAAAACTAATCAAATTATTCAATTAATTAATAGTCAATTGAAAAAACATCAATATATAAAAAAAATTAATAAAATTAATTTAAATATTTCAAATATTCAATTATTTGGTAATATTCACTATTTTATTTATAAAAATAATTATATTATTTTAGAACCTAAAGTAATAGATATTAAATCTATCATGAATTTATGGATAAATCATTTAATTTTATGTATAAATAATGATAAAAAATTTTCTCTTTATATTTATGGTATAAAAAACACAAAATTTAGTTTTCAGTTTTTAGAAAAAAAAAAAGCTTATTTTTTATTAACAAAATATATTAATGGTTATATAAAAGGAATGAATTGTCCTATTTTATTACCAATGAAAAGTTCTTGGACATGGATTAAAAATTGTTATGATAAAAATAATCAATGTATTAATTTTAATTTAGATATTCAAAAAAAATCAAAAAAAAAATTCTTTTATTATTGGAAAAATAATAATATTATTAACGAATGTGATGATCCATATTTTCAAAAATTAAATTTTTATTTAAATGACAAAATTTGGTTAGATACAAAAAAATTAATAAAAATATGGATGATCGATTTACTCTATTATAGTAATTAA
- a CDS encoding MutH/Sau3AI family endonuclease, whose translation MKNIFSTIVSNDNLLLLRAQSISGYQIINIIKWLNYPINNNSIKDKGIIGKIIEYYLIGKKPENKLNQDIPYLGIEIKTLTMNLKNKILNDCFICSFPLLIKKKLFFYKKKLNNKISKILWIPIIVPNIKTPLLQRYIGNPVFWIPSTKDKIKINNDLNNLIQLLILGRIEKLNYYSGHVLLIKDKSKKKQSTKTINKNGKFLYVSPKAFYIKKKFLNKLFNSN comes from the coding sequence ATGAAAAATATTTTTTCTACGATTGTTTCAAATGATAATCTTTTATTATTAAGAGCACAATCAATATCTGGTTACCAAATAATTAATATTATAAAATGGTTAAATTATCCAATAAATAATAATTCTATAAAAGATAAAGGAATAATAGGAAAAATAATTGAATATTATTTAATAGGTAAAAAACCAGAAAATAAATTAAATCAAGATATTCCATATTTAGGAATAGAAATTAAAACATTAACTATGAATTTAAAAAATAAAATTTTAAATGATTGTTTTATATGTTCTTTTCCTTTATTAATAAAAAAAAAATTATTTTTTTATAAAAAAAAATTAAATAATAAAATATCTAAAATTTTATGGATACCTATTATAGTTCCAAATATAAAAACTCCTTTATTACAAAGATATATAGGAAATCCAGTTTTTTGGATACCTTCTACAAAAGATAAAATAAAAATAAATAATGATTTGAATAATTTAATACAATTATTAATTTTAGGAAGAATTGAAAAACTCAATTATTATAGTGGTCATGTTTTATTGATTAAAGATAAGAGTAAAAAAAAACAGTCAACCAAAACAATAAATAAAAATGGTAAATTTTTATATGTTTCTCCTAAAGCTTTTTATATTAAAAAAAAATTTTTAAATAAATTATTTAATTCTAACTAA
- the lysA gene encoding diaminopimelate decarboxylase, with the protein MKKKIFDEKFNKNNISIKTILYLIKKYKTPFWLYCAENIKNKILQLKKFDIIRFAQKSCSNINILKLMRYEGVKVDAISLGEIKRALVAGYNPKNNNDIIFTSDVFEECTLKSVISLNITVNIGSIDMLHQLGQISKGHNIWLRINPGFGHGHNKKTNTGGKNSKHGIWYKDLQKAISLIKKYDLNLIGIHMHIGSGVDYIHLQKVCNSMLYNILQPYMPKINVISAGGGLSIPYKRTDNIIDTNHYFNLWNKTRNSINNFFKKNIKMEIEPGRFLVAESGILICQVCAIKIVKNNRFVLVNIGFNDLMRPVLYGSYHYISAISFYGRDMSNDIKIKTIVAGPLCEAGDIFTQLENGKIHFCMLPKVCINDYLIFHDTGAYGASMSSNYNSRPLIPEILIENNIPILIRRRQKIEELINLELC; encoded by the coding sequence ATGAAAAAAAAAATTTTTGATGAAAAATTTAATAAAAATAATATTTCTATTAAAACTATTTTATATTTAATAAAAAAATATAAAACACCATTTTGGTTATATTGTGCAGAAAATATTAAAAATAAAATTTTACAATTAAAAAAATTTGATATAATTAGATTTGCACAAAAATCTTGTTCTAATATAAATATTTTAAAATTAATGAGATATGAAGGTGTAAAAGTAGATGCTATTTCATTAGGAGAAATTAAAAGAGCTTTAGTTGCTGGATATAATCCAAAAAATAATAATGATATTATTTTTACTTCAGATGTATTTGAAGAATGTACACTAAAAAGTGTGATTTCTTTAAATATTACAGTGAATATTGGATCAATAGATATGTTACACCAATTAGGTCAAATATCTAAAGGTCATAATATATGGTTAAGAATTAATCCTGGTTTTGGTCATGGTCATAATAAAAAAACAAATACAGGAGGAAAAAATAGTAAGCATGGTATCTGGTATAAAGATTTACAAAAAGCTATTTCTTTAATCAAAAAATATGATTTAAATTTAATAGGAATACATATGCATATAGGTTCAGGGGTAGATTATATACATTTACAAAAAGTATGTAATTCTATGTTATATAACATATTACAACCATATATGCCAAAAATTAATGTTATATCTGCAGGTGGGGGATTATCAATTCCTTATAAAAGGACTGATAATATTATTGATACAAATCATTATTTTAATTTATGGAATAAAACTAGGAATAGTATTAATAATTTTTTTAAAAAAAATATAAAAATGGAAATTGAACCAGGTAGATTTTTAGTTGCTGAATCAGGTATATTAATTTGTCAAGTATGTGCAATAAAAATAGTTAAAAATAATAGATTTGTTTTAGTTAATATAGGTTTTAATGATTTAATGAGACCAGTATTATATGGTAGTTATCATTATATATCTGCAATTTCTTTTTATGGAAGAGACATGTCTAATGATATTAAAATTAAAACTATTGTTGCTGGTCCTTTATGTGAAGCAGGAGATATATTTACACAATTAGAAAATGGAAAAATTCACTTTTGTATGTTACCAAAAGTTTGTATTAATGATTATTTAATTTTTCATGATACTGGAGCTTATGGTGCATCTATGTCTTCTAATTACAATAGTAGACCCTTAATTCCTGAAATCTTAATTGAAAATAATATTCCTATATTAATAAGAAGAAGACAAAAAATAGAAGAATTAATTAATTTAGAACTATGTTAG